The following are encoded together in the Humulus lupulus chromosome 5, drHumLupu1.1, whole genome shotgun sequence genome:
- the LOC133778510 gene encoding uncharacterized protein LOC133778510 isoform X2, with amino-acid sequence MDVFRMTRITNIQVKDFLYPELRKQDNQLFSNQGESLSEVLQDRSKNGLLLTPKAEGVQSERKAGKVSRSSSNFCAKRPRVVKLQDPPLVGVEGIKDMSHKLTSCSLKGTCSDKTQLVKQKSNLNSKRGDKRSLRVPLKTKFDSFSMKAGLTSFGSASGGNNFFGVYGLKSDNHDVTNLVDDLPLNELLHGSYQPPSLGKDKGKKATVVNESFLHSLRKSCSLLQLPRPVSQNIVEIDSCSNKKMSAWLLNSVSVEASGVNSDTGDSSLIDVLSSNKDTCIKSEAPDNPPELLLHQPKEILQRLALPPPKDLESLLLDAAKPTLSSKNTADLRSGKQMSRRVSLPPFQWSHTSSGHCRTSSDVVKLSTSKGTCQGRWLKIGKEIKSSFGIVTSKFTDLESLTYDQSLVPSGLKVACVDNVTSPQEPTSLTGRGCDSEATCLKESGGKVNNPGNAGHSPRLYAAARTLYDIATGSPRQSLDRIISWPKKSSQKTMKARKLKYNGKTEESQLPLASVFRPENLARIEEIVPFSSKKPKLSNINHKRDPNHVKKETLKWSTPRSSRSSPSRTGKDIIAGYPRHTTNILKQSSMMPPPAPPVVRVSDIATNSQQKLRKLPLEWNRGRDRDRDRVE; translated from the exons ATGGATGTTTTCAGGATGACCAGAATAACTAACATACAAG TAAAAGATTTTTTATATCCTGAGCTACGTAAGCAGGATAATCAGCTATTCAGCAATCAAGGCGAATCATTGTCAGAAGTCTTACAGGATAGGTCTAAGAATGGTCTTTTGTTGACTCCCAAGGCCGAAGGTGTACAGTCAGAACGGAAAGCAGGAAAAGTGTCTAGAAGTAGTAGTAATTTTTGTGCCAAAAGACCACGTGTAGTTAAATTGCAAGATCCTCCCCTGGTAGGAGTTGAAGGGATAAAGGATATGTCTCATAAGCTTACCTCATGCTCTCTAAAAGGCACTTGTTCAG ATAAAACTCAATTGGTGAAACAAAAGAGCAACCTTAATAGCAAGCGAGGTGACAAGAGAAGTCTTAGAGTTCCTTTAAAGACCAAGTTTGATTCCTTTTCGATGAAGGCAGGTTTGACCAGCTTTGGTTCGGCTTCCGGAGGGAATAACTTCTTtg GAGTTTATGGACTGAAGTCAGATAATCATGATGTCACAAATCTTGTAGATGATCTTCCATTGAATGAGCTACTTCATGGCAGTTACCAACCTCCTAGCCTAGGCAAGGACAAAGGGAAGAAAGCAACAGTTGTCAATGAAAGTTTTCTGCATTcccttagaaaatcttgctccctcctccagctcccaagGCCTGTTTCCCAAAATATTGTTGAGATAGACAGTTGTTCAAACAAAAAAATGTCTGCGTGGTTATTGAACTCTGTTTCTGTTGAAGCTAGTGGTGTCAATAGTGATACAGGAGATTCATCCTTGATAGATGTGTTGTCTAGTAATAAG GATACTTGTATCAAGTCTGAAGCTCCTGATAATCCACCTGAGTTGCTGTTGCATCAACCTAAGGAAATTTTGCAACGGTTGGCACTTCCTCCGCCAAAGGATTTGGAGTCTTTGCTCTTGGATGCAGCAAAGCCTACTTTATCTTCAAAGAATACTGCTGATTTACGTTCAGGCAAGCAAATGTCTCGTCGAGTAAGCTTGCCACCTTTTCAATGGTCACATACTTCAAGTGGACACTGCAGAACTAGTTCTGATGTAGTTAAGTTGTCAACAAGTAAGGGTACATGCCAAGGTAGATGGTTAAAAATAGGGAAAGAAATTAAGAGTTCTTTTGGTATTGTGACTAGCAAGTTTACAGACTTGGAGTCTCTTACATATGATCAGAGTTTGGTCCCTTCAGGGCTAAAAGTGGCTTGTGTAGACAATGTAACTTCTCCTCAGGAACCCACTAGTCTTACTGGGCGTGGATGTGATTCAGAAGCAACATGTTTGAAAG AATCTGGCGGCAAGGTGAACAATCCGGGAAATG CTGGGCACAGTCCAAGACTATATGCTGCAGCTAGAACGCTGTATGACATTGCAACTGGTTCCCCAAGGCAGAGCCTGGATAGAATTATAAGTTGGCCAAAGAAGTCGTCTCAAAAGACTATGAAAGCTCGAAAGTTGAAATATAATGGGAAAACTGAAGAATCTCAGTTACCATTAGCTTCAGTATTTCGGCCTGAGAATTTGGCAAGAATTGAAGAAATAGTTCCATTCTCTTCAAAGAAGCCCAAACTCTCAAACATCAACCACAAACGGGATCCGAATCATGTCAAGAAAGAAACTTTGAAATGGTCAACTCCCAGATCAAGTAGATCCTCCCCTAGCAGAACAGGCAAAGACATCATTGCAGGTTACCCAAGACATACTACCAATATTTTAAAGCAATCAAGTATGATGCCACCGCCGGCTCCTCCGGTGGTAAGAGTTTCAGATATTGCTACTAACAGTCAGCAGAAGTTAAGAAAATTGCCTTTAGAATGGAACAGAGGAAGGGACAGGGACAGGGACCGGGTGGAGTGA
- the LOC133834088 gene encoding protein LURP-one-related 17-like, with the protein MKTTFLIPFKSFSRTVVHDDQADDHQDHNKQKEQQYDSQNDVVGACTSLTVWRKSLLMSCNGFTVIDSNGNLIYRVDNYMGFRPEEITLMDGSGKSILTLMHRRTKLGLVDSWLVYEGERLDHNKKIVRRSKSLSSSSSTSTSKKPIFYVRKNINLLINGYKSHVLAYVFRGSSSDERSSSSSSSRANYVIEGSYSQRSCKVLDKWSNNKVVAEIKRKEECVGGVSFGAEVFQLIVQPGFDPTFAMAFVLLLDQMFS; encoded by the exons ATGAAGACTACGTTTCTTATTCCCTTTAAATCTTTTTCAAGAACAGTCGTCCATGATGACCAAGCTGACGATCATCAAGACCATAATAAGCAGAAGGAGCAGCAATACGACAGTCAAAACGATGTCGTTGGAGCTTGTACATCACTGACAGTGTGGAGAAAGTCACTCTTGATGAGCTGCAATGGTTTTACAGTGATCGATTCCAATGGAAATCTCATCTACCGTGTCGACAATTACATGGGATTTCGACCAGAAGAAATCACTCTCATGGATGGCTCCGGAAAATCCATTCTCACATTAATGCATCGTCGTACG AAGCTTGGACTAGTGGATAGTTGGCTTGTGTACGAAGGAGAAAGATTAGATCATAATAAAAAGATTGTTAGAAGATCAaaatcattatcatcatcatcatcaacatcAACGTCAAAAAAGCCAATTTTCTACGTGAGGAAGAACATCAATCTTTTGATCAATGGTTACAAATCACATGTTCTTGCCTACGTGTTTCGAGGTAGTTCGTCGGATGaaagatcatcatcatcatcatcgtcacgTGCTAATTACGTGATTGAAGGTTCTTACAGTCAACGATCGTGTAAAGTGTTGGATAAGTGGTCTAATAACAAAGTGGTGGCTGAAATTAAAAGAAAGGAAGAGTGTGTTGGAGGAGTGTCGTTTGGTGCTGAGGTTTTTCAGCTGATTGTTCAGCCTGGTTTTGACCCCACTTTTGCTATGGCTTTTGTTCTGTTGTTGGATCAAATGTTCTCTTGA
- the LOC133778510 gene encoding uncharacterized protein LOC133778510 isoform X1, which yields MDAVKLPLPVDVVSASKLMGSEGFARTGVTVQELEACESDGVSVIASRSIEYRSTIDISEKLKDFLYPELRKQDNQLFSNQGESLSEVLQDRSKNGLLLTPKAEGVQSERKAGKVSRSSSNFCAKRPRVVKLQDPPLVGVEGIKDMSHKLTSCSLKGTCSDKTQLVKQKSNLNSKRGDKRSLRVPLKTKFDSFSMKAGLTSFGSASGGNNFFGVYGLKSDNHDVTNLVDDLPLNELLHGSYQPPSLGKDKGKKATVVNESFLHSLRKSCSLLQLPRPVSQNIVEIDSCSNKKMSAWLLNSVSVEASGVNSDTGDSSLIDVLSSNKDTCIKSEAPDNPPELLLHQPKEILQRLALPPPKDLESLLLDAAKPTLSSKNTADLRSGKQMSRRVSLPPFQWSHTSSGHCRTSSDVVKLSTSKGTCQGRWLKIGKEIKSSFGIVTSKFTDLESLTYDQSLVPSGLKVACVDNVTSPQEPTSLTGRGCDSEATCLKESGGKVNNPGNAGHSPRLYAAARTLYDIATGSPRQSLDRIISWPKKSSQKTMKARKLKYNGKTEESQLPLASVFRPENLARIEEIVPFSSKKPKLSNINHKRDPNHVKKETLKWSTPRSSRSSPSRTGKDIIAGYPRHTTNILKQSSMMPPPAPPVVRVSDIATNSQQKLRKLPLEWNRGRDRDRDRVE from the exons ATGGATGCGGTCAAATTACCTTTACCTGTGGATGTGGTCTCGGCTTCAAAGTTGATGGGATCGGAAGGGTTTGCGAGAACCGGAGTCACGGTGCAGGAGCTGGAAGCTTGCGAGTCCGATGGCGTTTCAGTTATCGCCAGCCGTTCAATTGAGTACCGCTCCACTATTGATATCAGTGAAAAAT TAAAAGATTTTTTATATCCTGAGCTACGTAAGCAGGATAATCAGCTATTCAGCAATCAAGGCGAATCATTGTCAGAAGTCTTACAGGATAGGTCTAAGAATGGTCTTTTGTTGACTCCCAAGGCCGAAGGTGTACAGTCAGAACGGAAAGCAGGAAAAGTGTCTAGAAGTAGTAGTAATTTTTGTGCCAAAAGACCACGTGTAGTTAAATTGCAAGATCCTCCCCTGGTAGGAGTTGAAGGGATAAAGGATATGTCTCATAAGCTTACCTCATGCTCTCTAAAAGGCACTTGTTCAG ATAAAACTCAATTGGTGAAACAAAAGAGCAACCTTAATAGCAAGCGAGGTGACAAGAGAAGTCTTAGAGTTCCTTTAAAGACCAAGTTTGATTCCTTTTCGATGAAGGCAGGTTTGACCAGCTTTGGTTCGGCTTCCGGAGGGAATAACTTCTTtg GAGTTTATGGACTGAAGTCAGATAATCATGATGTCACAAATCTTGTAGATGATCTTCCATTGAATGAGCTACTTCATGGCAGTTACCAACCTCCTAGCCTAGGCAAGGACAAAGGGAAGAAAGCAACAGTTGTCAATGAAAGTTTTCTGCATTcccttagaaaatcttgctccctcctccagctcccaagGCCTGTTTCCCAAAATATTGTTGAGATAGACAGTTGTTCAAACAAAAAAATGTCTGCGTGGTTATTGAACTCTGTTTCTGTTGAAGCTAGTGGTGTCAATAGTGATACAGGAGATTCATCCTTGATAGATGTGTTGTCTAGTAATAAG GATACTTGTATCAAGTCTGAAGCTCCTGATAATCCACCTGAGTTGCTGTTGCATCAACCTAAGGAAATTTTGCAACGGTTGGCACTTCCTCCGCCAAAGGATTTGGAGTCTTTGCTCTTGGATGCAGCAAAGCCTACTTTATCTTCAAAGAATACTGCTGATTTACGTTCAGGCAAGCAAATGTCTCGTCGAGTAAGCTTGCCACCTTTTCAATGGTCACATACTTCAAGTGGACACTGCAGAACTAGTTCTGATGTAGTTAAGTTGTCAACAAGTAAGGGTACATGCCAAGGTAGATGGTTAAAAATAGGGAAAGAAATTAAGAGTTCTTTTGGTATTGTGACTAGCAAGTTTACAGACTTGGAGTCTCTTACATATGATCAGAGTTTGGTCCCTTCAGGGCTAAAAGTGGCTTGTGTAGACAATGTAACTTCTCCTCAGGAACCCACTAGTCTTACTGGGCGTGGATGTGATTCAGAAGCAACATGTTTGAAAG AATCTGGCGGCAAGGTGAACAATCCGGGAAATG CTGGGCACAGTCCAAGACTATATGCTGCAGCTAGAACGCTGTATGACATTGCAACTGGTTCCCCAAGGCAGAGCCTGGATAGAATTATAAGTTGGCCAAAGAAGTCGTCTCAAAAGACTATGAAAGCTCGAAAGTTGAAATATAATGGGAAAACTGAAGAATCTCAGTTACCATTAGCTTCAGTATTTCGGCCTGAGAATTTGGCAAGAATTGAAGAAATAGTTCCATTCTCTTCAAAGAAGCCCAAACTCTCAAACATCAACCACAAACGGGATCCGAATCATGTCAAGAAAGAAACTTTGAAATGGTCAACTCCCAGATCAAGTAGATCCTCCCCTAGCAGAACAGGCAAAGACATCATTGCAGGTTACCCAAGACATACTACCAATATTTTAAAGCAATCAAGTATGATGCCACCGCCGGCTCCTCCGGTGGTAAGAGTTTCAGATATTGCTACTAACAGTCAGCAGAAGTTAAGAAAATTGCCTTTAGAATGGAACAGAGGAAGGGACAGGGACAGGGACCGGGTGGAGTGA